Sequence from the Pseudomonas frederiksbergensis genome:
GTGTTGAGGTGCCGGATATTCCCGGTTGTTTTTCCGCAGGCGACGACCTGGATGAAGCCATGGCGATGGCACGGGAGGCGATCGAGGGTCATTTCGAGATCCTGGCTGAGGACGGTTCGCCGATTCCATCGGCCAACACCGTCACCCTGCATGCGGCCAATCCGCAATACGCCGGTTGCACATGGGCCTTGGTAGACATCGATATTACCAAGTACCTGGGCAAGGCCCAGAAGCTCAACATCACCCTGCCCGGCTACCTGCTGAACCGTATCGATGAATATGTGCTGCACCATCCTGAAGAGAAGAGCCGCTCCGGCTTCCTGGCGTCGGCGGCGCTCAAGGTGTTGCAACAAGGGCGATGAGCGTTCCATGAAGAAACGCGAACCTGTGGGAGCAAACTCACTCCCACAGGTTCGATCACTTACTTGCTCTGCGACTTGGACTCCTGCATCTGCACCGAAGACTTGGTGCCGTCGGTGTTGTCCTTGGTCTCGTTATCCGAATTGTCGAAGCAGCCTTGCAGGGCGAACAGGCAGCAGGCGAGGCAAAAGGTGCGGGCAATATTCATGACGTACTCCGATGCTGAGGGCTTTCAGGAGTGACCCGCGAGAATGACATTGGTTGCGACTGTCGTCGTGCGGGACGATGAACGTCGAGGAGACGCTTTACGGTTGAAATGTAAGTAGAATTTTCGCCGACGCGTTGCTGTCACACCAGACAGGTGCATCCCAAAAAGGAACACAGCAATGACGTTCGCCAAAATCGCTCAAAAACTATCCCTCTGGGCGGGGAGCCCCAAGACTTTCCTGGGGGCCATTGTGTTGTTGGCGCTCTGGGCTGCCAGCGGACCTTTATTTGGTTTCAATGACACCTGGCAATTGATCATCAACACTTCGACCACCATCATCACCTTCCTGATGGTGTTCTTGATCCAAAATACGCAAAACCGCGATACCGATATCCTGCATTTGAAAGTGGACGAATTGTTGCGGGCCTCGAAGGACGCTCAGAACGCAATGCTCGGCCTCGAGTCGCTGGACCTCAAGCAACTTGAAGCGCTGCGCAAGCAGTATCAGGACATGGGCAAGGACGAGGCCAAGAGCCTTGATGGCGTTGAGGCGAAGAACAAGATCGACCTGAACCAGTGCTGATGCCGATGCGCGAGCGGTGCATGCCACTCGCGCACTCTTTCGGTCATCAGGGCAACGGGTTGCCGCCCGTCACACCAAATACTTCCCCAGTGATATAACTCGATTCCTGCGAAGCGAGCAGCACATAAAGCGGCGCGCATTCGGCGGGCTGTCCCGGACGTTTCATCGGCACCTGGGAACCGAACGTGGGAATTTTTTCCCTGGGTTGTCCGCCGCTGGGTTGCAGCACGGTCCAGATCGGCCCCGGCGCGACCGCATTGACACGAATCCCCTTGCTGATGACTTGCCCGGCCAACGCCTTGGTAAACGCCACGATCGCCGCTTTGGTGGTGGCGTAGTCCAGCAGCGTCGCGGACGGATCGTAGGACTGGATGGACGCGGTATTGATAATGGTCGCTCCCGCCGGCATCAGCGGCACCGCGGCCTTGCAGATCCAGAACATCGCGTAGATGTTGGTTTTCATGGTGTCGTCGAATTGCGCGGTGGTGATATCGGCAATGTCTTTTTGCGCTTCCTGCTTACCGGCGACATTCACCAGGATATCCAGGCCATCCAGTTGCTGCTGCGCCATCTTCACCATCTGGACGCAGAACGCCTCATCCTTCAAGTCACCTGGAATAGCGACGGCCTTGCGGCCCTCGGCCTTGATCAGCTCGATGACTTGCTGTGCATCGCGCTCCTCGCTGGGCAAATAATTGATCGCCACATCCGCGCCTTCCCGGGCGTAGGCGATGGCAGCGGCGCGACCGATCCCTGAGTCACCGCCGGTAATCAGCGCCTTGCGCCCCTCCAGGCGACCGAAACCCTGGTAGCTTTTTTCGCCATGATCGGGTTGCGGCACCATGTCCTGGTCAATGCCCGGCGGTGACTGTGGCTGGTCGGGAAATTCCGGACGCGGATACTGGGTCAGCGGATTCTGCATCGCGTATTGGTTGGGTTCTCGGCGTGTAGACATCGAGGTTCTCCTTTTCGGCGGGCAAAACGGGCCGGGACGCTGGCGCCCCGGTCCTGAACATGAAACGGGTGCGGTGGATCAGCGGCTGGCCTGCAACGCCCTGGCCATCTCGAGATGGGTTTGCAGCTTGGGCAGCGTTTCGTCAGCGAACGCCTTGATCTCCGGCACATTGGTGGTCTGGGCCTGTTGCTGGATCTGCTCGATGGCTTCCTCAGTGGCCTTGACCTGGCTGGCGGCATAGGCCGCTTCAAATGACTCACCCTCCGCCACCTGTGGCATCAGGGTCTTTGCCTTGTCCGCCACTTCTTCCCGTGGCGCGACAGGCAAATCAAGTTTCTTGGCGATTTTCGCCAGATGCTGGTTGGCGGTGGTGCGGTCGTTGATCACCATGATGGTGTAGTCCTTGACCTCCCGTGACTCCGCCTTCGAATGCGCCTCGCGGCTGGCTTCGATGTCGGCCATGCCTTTGGCGGACGCATCGTTGATGAACTCGACAGGTGACTGGGCCCACGCACTGTTGGCACCCAGGCCCATCAGCATGACAACACTGGTGGTGCGTAAAAAGGTGGCCATCCGGCTCATGGTCACGCCCTCCTCTGAAAGAAAATGCGATGGTTTTTCCACCGCGCAAATCAGAACCACCACGGATATTCAGCGAGATGTGCGACCCGGCTTGCGGCCAATCTCGGCTTTCAGCGGACTTTTATCGACACTCGCGACGGTGGTTCTCCCACTTTTGCGACCCGCTTCGGACACCTTCGTTCGATCGTGGGCAATGTTTCCCGGATAAATGTTGCTCGAACCGCGCATGATCCAGCCCTCCGTATTGCAAGAATGTTGGGCACGCGTACCCCGTATTTCATTTGAAATGGCCCGGGATTCAAGGTTTGGAAAAAGCGCTGGCGCCACGACGAACGGTGACGCGGACTCAGATGCCGAAGGCCCGGTGATTGTGGCGCTTGGCTGCGTACATCGCCTCATCGGCGTGGCGGAACAGGGTCACGTCCTCGGTGCCGTGGTCGGGAAAACAGGCCACGCCGATGCTCGGCTCGATGTTCAGGCAGTGGCCGTCCAGCCGTAGCGGCTGAGACAATGCCTGGCGGATTTTCTTTTGCACCCTGTCGGCGTCTTCCACACTGTGAATGCTGTGGAGCAACACCACGAACTCATCGCCACCGATGCGCGCAACGGTGTCGGTGTCACGTACGCACCCCTTCAATCGACTGGCGACCGCTTGCAGCAGCATGTCGCCGACGCCGTGACCGTAGGTGTCGTTGACCTGCTTGAAACGGTCCAGGTCGATATACAGCAACGCCATCCGCCCGGATGCAACGCGGGCCGCGGCAAGCGCGGCCTTGAACCGATCGCGCAACAACTCGCGATTGGGCACTTGGGTCAGTTGGTCGTACTGCGCCATGTGCTGGAGCCGGGCGTGCAGTTGCTGGCGCTCGATGGCCAGGGTGATCTGGGCGCAGACGTATTGCAGCAGTTCCTTGTCCTGCTCCGTATAGCGCTCGCTGTCCGGGGCGCTCTTGACGATCAACGCGCCGATCGTGCTGCTCTGGGAATTGAGCGGCACGCCCAGCCAGCAAGGCGCATCGGGTTTCGCCACGAGATCGCAGAACTCCACGGGCGACGCGCTGCAACCGGGCGTGAGCAGGATCGGCTGTCCACTGCGTATCACTTCGGCACATAAGCGCCCGACCGCCGTGCCCGGTAGCTCTGGCTGTCGCTCCCGATCGTCGACGTGATAGGCAAAGTTGAGTTGCTCGCACTGCTCGTCATACAGCGCCACCGAGAAATTCAGCGCCGGCAGCCATTCGCCAATAATGAAGTGAATACGCTTGAACAACGCCAGCAGATCGGCGGCGGCGTGGGCCGCCTCGGAAATGGCATATAACGCAGCCTGCCGGGACTCCGCCTGCTTGCGCTCGGTGATGTCGCGGGCCACGGCGATGCGCAGTTGGTCAGCCTCGGACCAGCGCGCCGACCACAGGATATGCACCACCCCACCGTCCTTGCGCAGGTAGCGATTCTCAAAATTGAGCTTGGGCTCGCCCTCCATGACCTCTCGCGCGGCATCCAGGGTTCGCTGACGGTCGGCGGGGTGCACCAGGTCAATCATCGCCCGGCCAATCAGCTCTTGGGGGGTGTAGCCGAGAATACGCTCGCAGGCGGCGCTGACGAACACGAAGCGCCCCTGGGCATCGACAGCGCATACAGCGTCGAGCAGCAGATCGAGGTAACTGGCCAACGGCGTGGAATATCGAATGTCCATGGCGCGCAAGCCGTCCGGATAATGAGGCAATGGGCGAACCGGGTCATCACCCGTTCACGACGCCAATAGGGCATGCGAAGCCGACGTACACCCCACGGTAGTGATGAGGATAGCGCAGGGTGTCGACAGATGGTTACCCAGACGCCTGAAGATAGCAAACGCCCCAGGCACGGGGATCAGGGCGCAGCTCCGACATGGCAGACGGATTTCCCGTCCAAGCCCCTGGGCAGGGTCCTACGCAGAAGTCTCCAGTAACACTCAAACACACCGGAATCGGCCGATTCAAAGCCCCGCCGATCAGACTGTAAAGTCTGGAAACACAAGCCCCCACGGACAGCAACGCTCAACCAAGGAATGTACTCACGCCATGAATCAGATTGCCCAGCCCACTCAGCACTTCAATAACTATCGCAAAATCATTTCCCTGGCCGACCAGGATTGGCAGAACGCCGAAAGCGGCAGAATTGCTGGATTGAATGTCGAGGTCCAGTCGCCCAACGTCCTCGTCGACCAATATGGTCGTACCTTGCATCACTTCTGCACCACGTCGTACCTGGGCCTGGATTATCACCCCGCCTTGCTGGACGGCGCCATGATGACCCTATGGGAAACCGGGACCCTGCGTGTCGCCAACTCGAAGAACCGCAGCCGGCTGGCAATCCTGGACCAATACGAAACCCAGCTGTCGGAACTGTTCGGTGCCAGTTGCCTCAGTGCGCTGTCATGCAGCGCGGCGAGCGCGGGGATCCTGCCACTGTTGGCCAGTGGCGCGCTAACCGGCAACCGTCCGCCGCTGATGGTGTTCGACAAGCAGGCCCACTACTCAATGAACCATCTCAAGGCCGCGTGCGCCGATGAAACCGAGGTCATTACCTGCCCGCATAACGACATGGATTTTCTCGAGGACGCGTGCAAACGCCGGGGTAACGTGGCCTACGTGACTGACGGCGCCTACAGCATGGGTGGCATGGCGGACCTGGACAGCCTGCTGTATCTCAAGCAGCGTTATGGCCTGTTTCTTTATCTGGACGATTCCCACGCCCTGTCAACCGTCGGGACTGGCGGCATGGGCCTGGTGCGCTCGCGGATCCACGCGGTGGATGAGCGAATCCTGATCG
This genomic interval carries:
- a CDS encoding type II toxin-antitoxin system HicB family antitoxin translates to MLYPIAISMGDDQHAWGVEVPDIPGCFSAGDDLDEAMAMAREAIEGHFEILAEDGSPIPSANTVTLHAANPQYAGCTWALVDIDITKYLGKAQKLNITLPGYLLNRIDEYVLHHPEEKSRSGFLASAALKVLQQGR
- a CDS encoding low affinity iron permease family protein; this translates as MTFAKIAQKLSLWAGSPKTFLGAIVLLALWAASGPLFGFNDTWQLIINTSTTIITFLMVFLIQNTQNRDTDILHLKVDELLRASKDAQNAMLGLESLDLKQLEALRKQYQDMGKDEAKSLDGVEAKNKIDLNQC
- a CDS encoding SDR family oxidoreductase, which translates into the protein MSTRREPNQYAMQNPLTQYPRPEFPDQPQSPPGIDQDMVPQPDHGEKSYQGFGRLEGRKALITGGDSGIGRAAAIAYAREGADVAINYLPSEERDAQQVIELIKAEGRKAVAIPGDLKDEAFCVQMVKMAQQQLDGLDILVNVAGKQEAQKDIADITTAQFDDTMKTNIYAMFWICKAAVPLMPAGATIINTASIQSYDPSATLLDYATTKAAIVAFTKALAGQVISKGIRVNAVAPGPIWTVLQPSGGQPREKIPTFGSQVPMKRPGQPAECAPLYVLLASQESSYITGEVFGVTGGNPLP
- a CDS encoding DUF4142 domain-containing protein, producing the protein MSRMATFLRTTSVVMLMGLGANSAWAQSPVEFINDASAKGMADIEASREAHSKAESREVKDYTIMVINDRTTANQHLAKIAKKLDLPVAPREEVADKAKTLMPQVAEGESFEAAYAASQVKATEEAIEQIQQQAQTTNVPEIKAFADETLPKLQTHLEMARALQASR
- a CDS encoding GGDEF domain-containing protein — translated: MDIRYSTPLASYLDLLLDAVCAVDAQGRFVFVSAACERILGYTPQELIGRAMIDLVHPADRQRTLDAAREVMEGEPKLNFENRYLRKDGGVVHILWSARWSEADQLRIAVARDITERKQAESRQAALYAISEAAHAAADLLALFKRIHFIIGEWLPALNFSVALYDEQCEQLNFAYHVDDRERQPELPGTAVGRLCAEVIRSGQPILLTPGCSASPVEFCDLVAKPDAPCWLGVPLNSQSSTIGALIVKSAPDSERYTEQDKELLQYVCAQITLAIERQQLHARLQHMAQYDQLTQVPNRELLRDRFKAALAAARVASGRMALLYIDLDRFKQVNDTYGHGVGDMLLQAVASRLKGCVRDTDTVARIGGDEFVVLLHSIHSVEDADRVQKKIRQALSQPLRLDGHCLNIEPSIGVACFPDHGTEDVTLFRHADEAMYAAKRHNHRAFGI
- a CDS encoding aminotransferase class I/II-fold pyridoxal phosphate-dependent enzyme, with translation MNQIAQPTQHFNNYRKIISLADQDWQNAESGRIAGLNVEVQSPNVLVDQYGRTLHHFCTTSYLGLDYHPALLDGAMMTLWETGTLRVANSKNRSRLAILDQYETQLSELFGASCLSALSCSAASAGILPLLASGALTGNRPPLMVFDKQAHYSMNHLKAACADETEVITCPHNDMDFLEDACKRRGNVAYVTDGAYSMGGMADLDSLLYLKQRYGLFLYLDDSHALSTVGTGGMGLVRSRIHAVDERILIVASLAKSFGASGGLAMFGNERHKTLVQRYGGPTNWSQSLNSAAIGAGMASIRLHRSQEFHALQERLQANIRFFDSLIRTEQYASPMAIRLVRCGEAALATRLAVELADLGYFTSAVFFPVVPQDKAAIRITLRADMEPEVIRSFCERLTDLLVANGRDICS